In one window of Vanrija pseudolonga chromosome 5, complete sequence DNA:
- the MAM3_1 gene encoding Protein MAM3 — translation MAPVNLNRRTASSLPTLLSLSKLIHVVPNLVSEHVKRDQFVIATSGHGGKERVEPGSPDFYMKLAISMTLVVVGGVFAGLTLALMGSDDLNLKVLAASSSDPSTRRSATKVLRLLKRGRHWVLVVLLLSNVLINESLPIMLDPLLGGGPEAVIVSTIMIVIFGEVIPQAICVRYGLEIGGACSGFVWAMMIVFAPIAWPIAKLLDYVLGTDEGHTYKKAELKSFLQFHREGEEPLRDDEIVILNGVLSLNDRRVDQIMTPIQDCLTLSADEILDSETIQNILISGFSRIPVHEPHQPDNFIGMLLVKRLITYNPEEEWPVSKFPLNALPEAKPDLNCFQALDYFQTGRAHLLLISDTPGQRGGALGVISLEDLIEEIIGEEIIDETDRYQDNHSKRKAQRKATGAIMRGIIERQRVINAFSRRPSGTSRNHSPHPSAGTAQPREGILVQIHDEPNDMSRSNSVNVASPEISTAAIISSPLANTAGSISIIATSPNGMVEAPIAAIEAAVENADIVETEAGDPKDGGEPIAQASQSENITPEELKGGQEPAKPSEPESSSNGGPKKTNGKPNSDVGAFVDFQRPFSQAEFVETAQAFVAKYDGLERVLGPERTNAGWEWRSKFSLWRGTQGYLYRRSRRVLPSPAGAETPEAEMEEEEEEDDAAAAVVAAHAPTVEVELDVAFSESYGVPLLCIRAWDEHGVPLPLETLVSVVMRAHLPVDEQRRRDALMLPGAPFPLLQQTEHPVTGDMVWSVHPCEVSNAVHQILVAEGEESALRSRLSWLEAWFMLSDSIVDLTS, via the exons ATGGCGCCAGTAAACCTCAACAGGAGGACAGCGTCTTCCCTCCCGAcgctcctctccctctcAAAGCTCATTCACGTCGTCCCCAACCTCGTTTCCGAGCATGTCAAGCGCGATCAGTTTGTCATTGCAACCTCTGGCCATGGCGGCAAAGAGCGAGTGGAGCCTGGCTCTCCCGATTTTTACATGAAGCTCGCGATTAGCATGACCCTGGTCGTGGTCGGTGGTGTCTTTGCTGG CTTGACGCTGGCCTTGATGGGTTCCGACGACCTTAATCTCAAGGTTCTTGCTGCATCCTCAAGCGACCCTTCCACTCGTCGCTCAGCAACCAAGGTGCTTCGCCTCCTCAAGCGTGGACGGCACTGGGTGCTTGTtgtgctcctcctcagcaACGTG CTCATCAACGAATCACTCCCAATCATGCTTGACCCGCTTCTTGGCGGTGGCCCCGAGGCGGTCATCGTATCCACCATCATGATTGTTATCTTTGGCGAAGTCATCCCTCAGGCT ATCTGTGTGCGATACGGCCTCGAgatcggcggcgcgtgctcTGGATTCGTGTGGGCCATGATGATTGTGTTTGCGCCAATCGCGTGGCCCATTGCCAAGCTCTTGGACTATGTCCTTGGCACAGACGAGGGACACAC CTACAAGAAGGCTGAGCTCAAGAGCTTCCTCCAGTTCcaccgcgagggcgaggagccgCTGAGAGACGATGAG ATTGTCATTCTTAACGGCGTCTTGTCGCTCAATGACCGCCGTGTCGACCAAATAATGACTCCCATTCAGGACTGCTTGACGCTGTCGGCCGATGAAATCCTCGACAGCGAGACGATCCAGAACATCCTCATCTCTGGTTTCTCGCGAATCCCCGTACACGAGCCTCACCAGCCCGACAACTTCATTGGCATGCTCCTTGTCAAGAGG CTCATTACCTACAACCCCGAGGAGGAGTGGCCCGTCTCCAAGTTCCCTCTCAACGCTCTTcccgaggccaagcccgACCTCAACTGCTTCCAGGCTCTCGACTACTTCCAGACCGGTCGTGCCCACCTCTTGCTCATCAGCGACACCCCTGGCCAGCGTGGCGGTGCTCTCGGTGTTATCAGTC TCGAGGACTTGATCGAGGA AATCATTGGCGAGGAAATT ATCGACGAGACCGACAGGTATCAGGACAACCACTCGAAGAGAAAGGCGCAACGCAAGGCCACTGGCGCTATCATGC GCGGTATCATCGAGCGCCAGCGTGTTATCAACGCCTTCAGCCGTCGTCCCTCT GGCACTTCGCGCAACCACTCTCCGCACCCcagcgccggcaccgcccaGCCACGTGAAGGCATTCTGGTTCAAATCCACGATGAGCCAAACGACATGTCGCGCTCAAACTCTGTGAACGTCGCGTCACCTGAAATCAGCACCGCTGCTATTATTTCTTCGCCACTAGCCAACACTGCGGGTTCCATCTCCATCATCGCCACTTCGCCCAACGGGATGGTCGAGGCTCCGATCGCAGCGATTGAAGCAGCTGTGGAGAATGCCGACATTGTGGAGACGGAGGCTGGCGACCCTAAGGACGGGGGTGAGCCCATTGCCCAGGCCTCGCAGTCGGAAAACatcacgcccgaggagctcaagggGGGCCAAGAGCCTGCCAAGCCCTCAGAGCCGGAATCGTCGTCGAACGGAGGTCCCAAAAAGACGAACG GGAAGCCGAACTCGGACGTCGGGGCCTTCGTAGACTTTCAGCGGCCGTTTTCGCAGGCCGAGTTTGTCGAGACGGCACAGGCGTTTGTTGCCAAGTACGACGGGCTggagcgcgtcctcggtcCAGAGCGTACCAACGCGGGGTGGGAGTGGCGCAGCAAGTTCTCACTG TGGCGCGGTACGCAGGGATACTTGTATAGGCGGTCACGGCGAGTGCTCCCTTCGCCCGCTGGTGCAGAGACGCCGGAAGctgagatggaggaggaggaggaggaggacgatgcggccgcggctgtcgtcgcggcgcacgcgccgacCGTCGAGGTGGAACTCGACGTCGCCTTCTCGGAGAGCTACGGCGTGCCGCTCCTGTGCATCCGGGCGTGGGACGAAC ACGGCGTGCCTCTCCCCCTGGAGACGCTCGTGTCGGTCGTCATGCGCGCGCATCTGCCTGTCGACGAGCAGAGGCGGCGGGACGCGCTCATGCTCCCCGGCGCACCGttccccctcctccagcaGACGGAGCACCCCGTCACCGGCGACATGGTGTGGAGCGTGCACCCTTGCGAGGTGTCCAACGCCGTGCACCAGATCCTCGTGGCTGAAGGCGAGGAAAGCGCACTCCGCTCCAGACTGAGCTGGCTCGAGGCCTGGTTCATGCTCAGCGACAGCATTGTCGACCTCACATCTTAG
- the SPBC3B8.04c gene encoding putative transporterc, which produces MKFGTLLELNSNVEWWNHYVDYDALKKLFPSVPLDPTYLATQQHAEQGSLLPVHRAESAKWATPEQFRAALDRERAKVDAFYTQKFNELRTLDQLIEEEVHSIELRELHGASEEDVIHEEDEDADDLDEGDHLLPRSAHTTPARTARKRASLLGRLPRLVGRRTSVQQGDAHAADIFESTLPAPVRTQNSRQRSRSIATPNVTEDEAPLSPARSRAPFHRRALSDLSSADDPHDRRTSFSSVSTSGWGKRQHKLGLMPIDPSTYPAWLQLEIGDDEEAGGPHDAAYFNWTGSSDYATVLRIGFKKRVSHLWLDLYALKQYVDLNLTAFEKILKKYDKNTNSKLKKPYITDKVLTTYPWTNEAKAELDTLLAKVLFLYRRVVVAGDEDLAKEQLRAQLRERIVVDRETVWSQMVGDRRGQGIFRSVEPEEELPAFEQPKPGIRTPCGRIVFPKFISTRGIIFLIALGALFGIMWAQPFDRVEESNCLALLVFCTILWASEAIPLFVTSLMVPFLVVVLRVLRSTDGEDTRLPASDATKYIFSQMFSPTIMLLIGGFTIAAALSRTRLDHMSASRIMNAAGSNPSVVLLVLMLVATFASMWISNVAAPTLCYALVRPILDELPPKSVFSRCLIIAIALASNIGGQASPISSPQNLIALGSMVPELTWLQWFAISIPVSLTSIIVIWAFLHINYRWESDLRIPKMRKNTDSLKKKHYFVLFITLLTIALWCIEKNIESSVGDMGIIAIIPLVAFFGTGILRKEDFHDFQWPIVFLAMGGIALGKAVLSSGLLESLDHVLERLVDGMGLYKILIVFSSIALVIATFISHTIAAVLLVPVASRIGESLADPHPRLLIMATALICSAGMGLPVSGFPNMTAITQENKLGHRFINASDFLKNGVPASILATFVIVTIGYAIMRSLGM; this is translated from the exons ATGAAGTTTGG AACTCTTCTCGAGCTCAACTCGAACGTTGAATGGTGGAATCACTACGTCGA CTATGACGCTTTGAAAAAGCTCTTCCCCTCAGTCCCCCTCGACCCGACCTACCTCGCGAcccagcagcacgccgagcagggATCCCTGTTACCGGTCCACCGTGCAGAGTCGGCAAAATGGGCCACGCCAGAGCAAttccgcgccgccctcgaccgcgagcgcgcaaAAGTCGACGCCTTCTACACTCAAAAGTTCAACGAGCTCCGCACTCTGGACCAGTTGATTGAGGAAGAGGTCCACTCgatcgagctgcgcgagcttcACGGTGCCAGTGAAGAGGACGTTATCcacgaggaggatgaggatgccgacgacctggacgAAGGCGACCACCTCCTTCCTCGTTccgcccacaccacccccgcccgcaCTGCTCGCAAACGCGCATCTCTCCTCGGCCGCTTACCCAGACTCGTTGGCCGCCGCACGAGCGTACAGCAGGGTGatgcgcacgccgccgacatctTCGAGTCGACACTACCTGCGCCCGTGCGCACCCAGAACTCGCGCCAGCGCTCGCGTTCTATCGCCACCCCGAAtgtcaccgaggacgaggcccCCTTGTCGCCTGCCCGGTCCCGCGCACCcttccaccgccgcgctTTATCAGATCTCTCGTCGGCCGATGATCCCCACGACCGCCGCACGTCCTTTTCGTCAGTGTCCACCAGCGGCTGGGGCAAGCGCCAGCACAAGCTCGGTCTCATGCCAATAGACCCCTCAACCTACCCCGCCTGGCTCCAGCTCGAGAttggcgatgacgaggaggctgGTGGGCCCCACGACGCTGCCTACTTCAACTGgaccggcagcagcgactaCGCCACCGTCCTGCGCATTGGCTTCAAGAAGCGAGTATCGCATCTCTGGCTCGACCTGTACGCCCTCAAGCAGTACGTCGACCTCAACCTCACCGCTTTCGAGAAGATCTTGAAAAAGTACGACAAGAATACCAACTCGAAGCTCAAGAAGCCCTACATCACTGACAAGGTGCTCACAACGTACCCCTGGACCAACGAGGCCAAGGCAGAGCTCGACACTTTGCTTGCAAAGGTTCTCTTCCTCTACCGCcgtgtcgttgtcgctggTGATGAGGACCTTGCCAAGGAGCAGCTCCGTGCCCAGCTTCGTGagcgcatcgtcgtcgaccgcgagaCTGTCTGGTCCCAGATGGTCGGCGACCGCCGTGGTCAGGGCATCTTCCGCTCGGTCGAGCCAGAAGAAGAGCTCCCAGCCTTCGAGCAGCCAAAGCCTGGAATCAGGACACCCTGCGGCCGCATCGTGTTCCCCAAGTTCATCTCGACCCGCGGCATCATCTTCCTCATCGCTCTTGGAGCGCTCTTTGGCATCATGTGGGCCCAGCCAttcgaccgcgtcgaggagagCAACTGTCTTGCGCTTCTCGTATTCTGCACCATTCTCTGGGCGTCCGAGGCCATCCCCCTGTTCGTCACGTCGCTCATGGTGCCcttccttgtcgtcgtcctccgcgTCCTCCGCTCGACTGACGGTGAAGATActcgcctgcctgccagcgACGCGACCAAGTACATCTTCTCGCAAATGTTCTCGCCCACCATCATGCTCCTCATTGGAGGCTTCACgatcgctgctgctctctCCAGGACGCGTCTCGACCAcatgtcggcctcgcgcatcATGAACGCTGCTGGCAGCAACCCCAGTGTTGTGCTGCTCGTTCTCATGCTTGTCGCCACCTTTGCCTCAATGTGGATCTCCAACGTTGCCGCGCCGACCCTCTGCTACGCTCTCGTCCGCCCCattctcgacgagctgccgccCAAGTCTGTCTTCTCCAGGTGCCTCATCATTGCCATTGCCCTTGCGTCCAACATTGGTGGCCAGGCGTCGCCCATCTCGTCGCCTCAAAACTTGATCGCCCTTGGCTCCATGGTGCCCGAGCTCACCTGGTTGCAATGGTTCGCCATCTCCATCCCCGTGTCTCTCACCTCGATCATTGTCATCTGGGCTTTCCTGCACATCAACTACAGATGGGAGAGCGACCTTCGCATTCCCAAGATGCGCAAGAACACCGACAGCCTCAAGAAGAAGCACTACTTTGTGCTGTTCATCACTCTCCTTACCATTGCCCTCTGGTGCATTGAGAAGAACATTGAGAGCTCGGTGGGCGACATGGGTATCATTGCTATTATCCCCCTGGTTGCCTTCTTCGGCACGGGTATCCTGCGCAAGGAGGACTTCCACGACTTCCAGTGGCCCATCGTCTTCCTTGCCATGGGTGgcatcgccctcggcaaggcCGTCCTGTCGTCGGGTCTCCTCGAGTCTCTCGACCACGTCCtggagcgcctcgtcgacggcatggGTCTCTACAAGATCCTGATTGTCTTCTCGTCCATCGCACTTGTTATCGCCACCTT CATTTCTCACACCATTGCTGCTGTCCTGCTTGTGCCGGTTGCCTCGCGCATTGGAGAGTCGCTTGCCGACCCCCACCCACGTCTGCTCATCATGGCCACTGCCCTCATCTGCTCGGCCGGTATGGGTCTGCCCGTCTCGGGCTTCCCCAACATGACCGCCATCACGCAGGAGAACAAGCTGGGCCACCGCTTCATCAACGCGAGCGACTTCCTCAAGAATGGTGTCCCCGCGTCCATCCTCGCGACCTTTGTCATTGTCACGATTGGCTATGCCATCATGCGTTCGCTTGGCATGTAA
- the azaE_5 gene encoding Ketoreductase azaE, which yields MPAIQKGDLVLVSGASGYIATQTVKDLLDAGYPVRGTVRSADKGEFLKDLFKDSAVPFDYVIVKDIAEPGAFDEAVKGVVGVAHTASPFHLKADDPDELIKPAVNGTVGILDSIKKNNPNVKRVVITSSVAAILDDDIPKPHTYEEDHWNEYSVREVKEKGRNATNGDKYRASKTLAEKAFWKWIEDNKPSWDGAAIHPSLVLGPILQPVKSVAELNTSVAGLVNWFTGNHQEAELKAIKEAPFNWVDVRDVSLGHLRALTTPEASGQRFITSNGAVSPIDFVLSFAKHYPDRKTYPNGDAEASRRKEINAAANFYNGAKATKVLGVQYHDLDGSIKDTIDSVIQRLGV from the exons ATGCCTGCCATCCAGAAGGGagacctcgtcctcgtgtCCGGCGCGTCGGGATACATTGCTac ccAAACCGTCAaggacctcctcgacgccgggtACCCCGTCCGCGGTACCGTCCGCTCTGCTGACAAGGGCGAGTTCCTCAAGGACCTCTTCAAGGACTCGGCTGTTCCCTTTGACTATGTCATTGTGAAGGACATTGCTGAG CCCGGAGCCTTCGACGAAGCCGTCAagggtgtcgtcggcgtggcgcacACCGCGTCCCCCTTCcacctcaaggccgacgaccccgacgagctcatcaagCCCGCGGTCAACGGCACCGTCGGCATTCTCGACTCGATCAAGAAGAACAA CCCCAACGTCAAGCGTGTCGTCATcacgtcgtcggtcgccgcCATCCTGGACGACGACATTCCCAAGCCCCACACTTACGAGGAGGACCACTGGAACGAGTACTCAGTccgcgaggtcaaggagaagGGCCGCAACGCGACCAACGGCGACAAGTACCGCG CGTCcaagacgctcgccgagaaggcctTCTGGAAGTGGATCGAGGACAACAAGCCCTCGTGGGATGGTGCGGCCATCCACCCATCTCTT GTTCTCGGCCCGATTCTGCAGCCCGTCAAGAGTGTCGCAGAGCTTAACACTTCTGTTG CTGGCCTCGTCAACTGGTTTACTGGGAACCAccaggaggccgagctcaaggccatcAAGGAGGCACCCTTCAACTGGGTCGACGTCCGCGACG TGTCCCTTGGCCATCTCCGTGCACTCACTACCCCTGAGGCTTCGGGCCAGCGCTTCATTACCAGCAACGGTGCCGTGTCGCCCATTGACTTTGTCCTG AGCTTTGCCAAGCACTACCCAGACCGCAAGACGTACCCCAAtggtgacgccgaggcctcGCGTAGGAAGGAGATCAACGCTGCGGCCAACTTTTACAATGGGGCCAAGGCGACCAAGGTGCTTGGTGTGCAGTACCACGATCTCGACGGCTCGATCAAGGACACTATTGACAGTGTGATCCAGCGCCTTGGAGTCTAA
- the Myl12b gene encoding Myosin regulatory light chain 12B codes for MSKVAALGHGRPSTMPRAAPTERIASGAAYTMFTPQQVKQFKEAFNMIDQDGDGRVGRGDLEVMLGNLGQTPTPALLDKLLSSRPRGTAATTPDINFTQFLTMMGEHLIHLDHEHDLLEAFACFDDGDKGWVDTAEVRKHLAEMGDHMSQDEIDRLFNGPYTDRQGRFNYVEWAKVLRVNDGDDTTDGALAI; via the exons ATG TCCAAAGTCGCAGCCTTAGGCCACGGCCGCCCATCCACcatgccgcgcgccgcgccgaccgagcgCATCGCCTCCGGCGCAGCATACACCATGTTCACGCCCCAGCAGGTCAAGCAGTTCAAGGAGGCGTTCAACATGATTGACCAGGACGGGGATGGGCGGGTTGGCCGGGGGGATTTGGAGGTGATGTTGGGGAATTTGG GCCagacccccacccccgcgctcctcgacaagctcctcTCCTCCCGTCCCCGCGGCACAGCCGCCACGACCCCCGACATCAACTTCACCCAGTTCCTCACCATGATGGGCGAGCACCTCatccacctcgaccacgagcacgacctcctcgaggcgtTTGCGTGCTTTGACGACGGGGACAAGGGGTGGGTCGATACCGCCGAGGTTCGGAAGCATCTCGCCGAGATGGGCGACCACATGAGCCAAgacgag ATCGACCGCCTGTTCAACGGCCCATACACCGACCGCCAGGGACGGTTCAACTATGTCGAGTGGGCAAAGGTCCTGCGCgtcaacgacggcgacgacacaaccgacggcgcgctggctATTTGA